The following proteins come from a genomic window of Accipiter gentilis chromosome 2, bAccGen1.1, whole genome shotgun sequence:
- the TMEM74 gene encoding transmembrane protein 74, with protein sequence MACMELLYLAEESRQATLGTATGWSLPCPPYEQQQREGGEVDPGAAAAVAALRCERHCKPSQRGPVAEPPLALQPSPPDTSPQEHPAPPGATQPCHPPKHLPGEEDGGKKKACCCAQELETSFTYVDENVNLEHARSPPSPTGGRCQDAPLQQRSCRELPPEWVHDSPSLVSEEDDAASEVAAGKSVDYGFISAILFLVSGILLVIISYVVPRDVTVDPNTVAAREMERLENESARIGAHLDRCVIAGLCLLTLGGVVLSSLLMMSMWKGELYRRSRFASSKESAKLYGSFNFRMKSGANDNMLELSLVEEDVLAIDN encoded by the coding sequence ATGGCTTGCATGGAGCTTCTCTACCTGGCCGAGGAGAGCAGGCAGGCGACCCTGGGCACCGCGACGGGCTggagcctgccctgccctccctacGAGCAGCAGCAGCGTGAGGGGGGTGAGGTGGACCCCGGAGCAGCCGCTGCCGTGGCAGCCCTGCGCTGCGAAAGGCATTGCAAGCCCTCGCAGAGGGGCCCTGTGGCTGAGCCCCCCCTGGCACTCCAGCCCTCGCCCCCGGACACCTCGCCCCAGGAGCATCCTGCACCCCCCGGCgccacccagccctgccacccGCCCAAGCACTTGCCCGGGGAAGAGGAcggagggaagaagaaagcctGCTGCTGTGCCCAGGAACTTGAGACGTCATTCACCTACGTGGATGAAAATGTAAACCTGGAGCATGCAAGAAGTCCCCCCAGTCCTACAGGCGGCCGCTGCCAGGATGCCCCTCTGCAGCAGCGTTCCTGCAGGGAGCTACCGCCCGAGTGGGTGCACGATTCTCCTTCCCTGGTCTCCGAGGAGGACGACGCTGCCTCGGAGGTGGCAGCCGGGAAATCTGTGGACTACGGGTTCATTAGTGCCATTTTGTTCCTGGTTAGTGGCATTTTGCTGGTGATCATTTCTTACGTGGTACCCAGAGACGTGACGGTGGATCCCAACACCGTGGCTGCCCGGGAGATGGAGAGGCTGGAGAACGAGAGCGCGAGGATCGGGGCTCACTTGGACCGCTGTGTTATTGCCGGGCTGTGTCTCTTAACCCTGGGGGGAGTGGTGCTCTCGAGCCTGCTGATGATGTCCATGTGGAAAGGGGAGCTGTACCGGAGGAGCAGGTTTGCGTCCTCCAAGGAGTCTGCGAAGCTCTATGGGTCTTTCAATTTCAGAATGAAGTCTGGTGCAAACGATAATATGCTCGAGCTGTCATTAGTTGAGGAAGATGTGCTTGCCATAGATAATTAG